From one Leifsonia soli genomic stretch:
- a CDS encoding MMPL family transporter translates to MSSLLYSVGRWAYRARALVVIVWIGLLALLGGGALLFNQGTDNSFSIPGTESQEALDTLSRTFPQVSGTTAQIVVVAPDGQTVDDSDIRQPIEDTVDHLKDVNGVSGVSSPYSTQVKNLISDDRSAAIITVQLKGQMTTVTAETKTAITDAGAELKKELPDGAKSAVGGQLFSQNLPTLSVIELIGVLIALVVLILTFGSFLAAGMPLLTAILGVAISMCLIFVATLFGSISSTTPMLALMLGLAVGIDYSLFIISRHQAQLKSGVPPEESAARSVATAGSAVLFAGITVIIALAGLAVANIPFLTTMGIAASVGVAVAVLVALTMTPALLGFAGARLTPGRRAAARAAKRRAKASAADSAGVDSAGADFTGADDVPATTGSPQPADASAPSFAHAAKADIPPGFFRGWVRAVIRFPIVTVVAVIVALGIAALPALQLRLALPDAGSQPQGAPARVAYDLVSEHFGPGYNGPLIVTGSIISSTDPVGLMTKIGNEIADLPGVASVPLATPNATADTGIIQVVPTTGPDDQKTADLVAEIRAKHQHFLDEYGVDLKVTGNTAAQIDVSSRLAGALLPFGILVVGLSLILLTMVFRSIAVPIKAALGYLLSVGAAFGAVTVVFEWGWLADALHVDKTGPIISFMPIILMGVLFGLAMDYEVFLVSRIREDYVHGGDARRAIQSGFVSSAKVVTAAAIIMISVFAAFVPEGDTSIKPIALGLAVGVFVDAFIVRMTLVPAVLQLLGDKAWWMPRWLDRILPSFDVEGDGLQKELELANWPEGGENLVAAADGLSVSTRKRRLVGDVSFRLADGEVLVVHGGDRTAAVALLMAVTGRTPVDGGTVKVAGLVLPVRGAAVRSRTAIVRLDAVETPVEDIRHALAGRPQLLALDAVDAVTDPVERRRIRAELTAALSRARVEERPFALVVSCVEPAGLDDLLPESAEPTSVDLSADAAPGVATPDLTDPDRAEHGAHLEKANAR, encoded by the coding sequence GTGTCCTCGCTCCTGTATTCGGTCGGCCGGTGGGCCTACCGCGCCCGTGCCCTCGTCGTCATCGTCTGGATCGGCCTGCTGGCCCTCCTCGGCGGCGGCGCTCTGCTGTTCAACCAGGGCACGGACAACAGCTTCAGCATCCCGGGCACCGAGTCCCAGGAGGCGCTCGACACGCTGAGCCGTACCTTCCCGCAGGTGAGCGGGACGACCGCGCAGATCGTCGTCGTGGCCCCCGACGGGCAGACCGTCGACGACAGCGACATCCGGCAGCCGATCGAGGACACGGTCGACCACCTGAAGGATGTGAACGGCGTCTCCGGCGTCAGCTCCCCCTATTCCACCCAGGTCAAGAACCTGATCTCGGACGACCGGTCCGCCGCGATCATCACGGTCCAGCTCAAGGGACAGATGACCACGGTCACCGCCGAGACCAAGACGGCGATCACCGACGCCGGCGCCGAACTGAAGAAGGAGCTGCCCGACGGCGCGAAATCGGCGGTCGGCGGTCAGCTGTTCTCGCAGAACCTGCCCACCCTCTCCGTCATCGAGCTCATCGGCGTGCTCATCGCGCTCGTCGTGCTCATCCTGACGTTCGGGTCGTTCCTGGCGGCCGGGATGCCCCTGCTCACCGCGATCCTGGGCGTCGCCATCTCGATGTGCCTGATCTTCGTCGCGACGCTGTTCGGCTCCATCTCGTCCACGACGCCGATGCTCGCCCTGATGCTCGGGCTCGCGGTCGGCATCGACTACTCGCTGTTCATCATCTCCCGGCACCAGGCACAGCTGAAGTCGGGGGTCCCGCCGGAGGAGTCCGCCGCGCGCTCGGTCGCGACGGCCGGGTCGGCGGTGCTGTTCGCCGGCATCACCGTCATCATCGCGCTGGCCGGACTCGCCGTCGCGAACATCCCCTTCCTGACCACGATGGGCATCGCCGCCTCCGTCGGCGTGGCGGTCGCTGTGCTGGTCGCCCTCACCATGACGCCCGCCCTGCTCGGCTTCGCCGGGGCACGGCTGACCCCTGGTCGCCGCGCGGCGGCCCGTGCGGCGAAGCGCCGGGCGAAGGCGAGCGCCGCCGACTCCGCGGGCGTCGACTCCGCGGGCGCCGACTTCACGGGCGCCGACGACGTGCCTGCCACGACCGGCTCCCCCCAGCCGGCGGATGCATCCGCCCCGTCGTTCGCGCACGCCGCGAAGGCCGACATCCCGCCCGGGTTCTTCCGCGGCTGGGTGCGCGCCGTCATCCGCTTCCCGATCGTGACCGTCGTCGCCGTCATCGTGGCGCTCGGGATCGCCGCGCTGCCCGCCCTGCAGCTGCGGCTCGCCCTGCCGGACGCCGGCTCGCAGCCCCAGGGCGCCCCGGCGCGGGTGGCCTACGACCTCGTCTCCGAGCACTTCGGCCCCGGGTACAACGGTCCCCTCATCGTGACGGGATCGATCATCTCCAGCACCGATCCGGTCGGTCTCATGACGAAGATCGGGAACGAGATCGCCGACCTCCCCGGGGTCGCCTCCGTGCCGCTCGCCACCCCCAACGCGACCGCCGACACCGGCATCATCCAGGTCGTCCCGACCACCGGTCCCGACGACCAGAAGACGGCCGACCTGGTCGCCGAGATCCGGGCGAAGCACCAGCACTTCCTCGACGAGTACGGGGTGGACCTGAAGGTCACCGGCAACACGGCGGCCCAGATCGACGTCTCGTCGCGCCTGGCCGGCGCGCTGCTCCCCTTCGGCATCCTCGTCGTCGGGCTCTCGCTCATCCTGCTCACGATGGTGTTCCGCTCGATCGCCGTGCCGATCAAGGCCGCCCTCGGCTACCTGCTCTCGGTGGGCGCCGCGTTCGGCGCGGTCACCGTCGTGTTCGAGTGGGGATGGCTGGCCGACGCCCTGCACGTCGACAAGACCGGGCCGATCATCTCGTTCATGCCGATCATCCTGATGGGCGTGCTGTTCGGCCTCGCGATGGACTACGAGGTGTTCCTGGTCAGCCGCATCCGCGAGGACTACGTGCACGGCGGGGATGCCCGACGCGCCATCCAGAGCGGGTTCGTGAGCTCGGCCAAGGTCGTCACGGCGGCCGCGATCATCATGATCTCGGTCTTCGCCGCCTTCGTCCCCGAGGGCGACACCTCCATCAAGCCCATCGCGCTCGGACTCGCCGTCGGCGTCTTCGTCGACGCGTTCATCGTGCGCATGACGCTCGTCCCCGCAGTGCTGCAGCTGCTCGGCGACAAGGCCTGGTGGATGCCGCGCTGGCTCGACCGCATCCTGCCCTCCTTCGACGTGGAGGGCGACGGCCTGCAGAAGGAGCTGGAGCTCGCGAACTGGCCGGAGGGCGGCGAGAACCTGGTCGCCGCGGCCGACGGGCTCTCCGTCAGCACCCGCAAGCGGCGGCTGGTCGGCGACGTGTCGTTCCGTCTCGCCGACGGCGAGGTGCTCGTCGTGCACGGCGGCGACCGCACGGCGGCCGTCGCGCTCCTGATGGCGGTCACCGGACGGACGCCCGTCGACGGCGGAACCGTCAAGGTCGCCGGCCTGGTGCTCCCGGTGCGGGGCGCTGCGGTCCGCTCGCGCACCGCCATCGTCCGGCTGGATGCGGTCGAGACGCCGGTGGAGGACATCCGGCACGCGCTCGCCGGCCGTCCGCAGCTGCTCGCCCTCGACGCCGTCGACGCGGTGACCGACCCGGTCGAGCGCCGCCGCATCCGCGCCGAGCTGACCGCCGCCCTGAGCCGCGCCCGGGTGGAGGAGCGCCCGTTCGCGCTCGTCGTGAGCTGCGTCGAGCCCGCCGGCCTCGACGACCTTCTTCCCGAGAGCGCTGAGCCGACCTCCGTCGATCTGTCCGCCGACGCCGCCCCGGGCGTCGCGACCCCCGACCTCACCGACCCCGACCGCGCCGAGCACGGCGCCCACCTCGAGAAGGCGAACGCCCGATGA
- a CDS encoding TetR/AcrR family transcriptional regulator, which yields MDSTTLSDGVASGVAEDIPAESARRQRTRARLLDAAFDVFAEQGVRAASVETIAEAAGFTRGAFYSNFSSKEELFFALMEREKTMRLEQLNTGVAQFLAPLVGPDGAGLDDDDVLQTITHILELQSDDRRWWLVQAEFQLMALRDHTIAADYLRYHDEFFSDLTEIVVAALDSARRRFTIDPEEAVRVIAELCASGEARAVLAGDERTFTERLSESVPAILLALTERV from the coding sequence TTGGACAGCACGACTCTCAGTGATGGCGTAGCCAGCGGGGTCGCCGAGGACATCCCGGCCGAGTCCGCGCGGCGGCAGCGCACCCGCGCCCGCCTGCTCGACGCGGCGTTCGACGTGTTCGCGGAGCAGGGCGTCCGCGCGGCCAGCGTCGAGACGATCGCCGAGGCCGCCGGCTTCACACGCGGTGCGTTCTACTCCAACTTCTCCAGCAAGGAGGAGCTGTTCTTCGCTCTCATGGAGCGCGAGAAGACGATGCGGCTGGAACAGCTCAACACCGGCGTCGCGCAGTTCCTCGCCCCGCTCGTCGGCCCGGACGGGGCGGGGCTCGACGACGACGATGTGCTGCAGACCATCACGCACATCCTCGAGCTGCAGTCCGACGACCGGCGCTGGTGGCTCGTGCAGGCCGAGTTCCAGCTCATGGCGTTGCGGGACCACACGATCGCGGCCGACTACCTCCGCTACCACGACGAGTTCTTCTCCGACCTCACCGAGATCGTCGTCGCCGCGCTCGACAGCGCCAGGAGACGCTTCACCATCGACCCAGAGGAGGCCGTGCGCGTGATCGCCGAGCTGTGCGCGAGCGGCGAGGCCCGCGCCGTGCTCGCGGGCGACGAGCGGACGTTCACCGAGCGGCTGTCGGAGTCGGTGCCGGCGATCCTGCTTGCGCTGACGGAGCGTGTCTGA
- a CDS encoding glucose-6-phosphate dehydrogenase, protein MTQSVDTLVILGASGDLTSRLLLPAIGQLLTDQPDRAFALVGSSSDDLDDDAWRKIVTASFATVDAKGDAVERLLAGTRYVKGDATSADDLKSLLASVDGVPALYFALPPAVTAKACDALGTFDLPKGLTLALEKPFGTDRESAIRLNAQLARLVPEDQIHRVDHFLGRSSVLNILGVRFANSILEPLWDGLHIQRVDVIYDETLALEGRARYYDGAGALIDMIQSHLLQVMAVLAMEPPSTLGEADLRDAKQLVLRATKVWNGDPVTASRRARYAAGEIDGAALPAYADESGVDPARETETLAEVTLQVDTWRWKGVPFTLRSGKALGGRRREMVITFVPAQHVPTGMTGAREPAQLRLMFAPDSMAFDININGTNNPYELERASLTADFGPGALLAYGEVLEGILDGDPTLSVRADTAVECWRIVEPVLAAWHDGRVPLEEYPAGSEGPEDWAPLG, encoded by the coding sequence ATGACGCAGTCCGTGGACACTCTTGTGATTCTCGGAGCATCCGGCGACCTCACGTCACGGCTCCTCCTCCCCGCCATCGGACAGCTGCTCACCGATCAACCGGACCGCGCGTTCGCCCTGGTCGGTTCGAGCAGCGACGACCTCGACGACGACGCCTGGCGGAAGATCGTCACGGCGTCGTTCGCGACGGTCGACGCGAAGGGGGATGCGGTGGAGCGCCTGCTCGCCGGCACCCGCTACGTGAAGGGCGACGCCACGAGCGCTGACGACCTGAAGTCGCTGCTCGCGAGCGTCGATGGCGTCCCCGCCCTCTACTTCGCGCTGCCGCCTGCCGTGACCGCGAAGGCCTGCGACGCGCTCGGCACGTTCGACCTGCCGAAGGGACTGACGCTCGCGCTGGAGAAGCCGTTCGGAACGGACCGCGAGAGCGCCATCCGTCTGAACGCCCAGCTGGCGCGGCTCGTCCCCGAGGACCAGATCCACCGCGTCGACCACTTCCTCGGTCGTTCCAGCGTGCTGAACATCCTCGGCGTGCGGTTCGCCAACAGCATCCTCGAGCCGCTCTGGGACGGCCTGCACATCCAGCGCGTCGACGTGATCTACGACGAGACCCTGGCCTTGGAGGGACGCGCCCGCTACTACGACGGCGCCGGCGCGCTGATCGATATGATCCAGAGCCACCTGCTCCAGGTCATGGCGGTGCTGGCGATGGAGCCGCCGTCGACGCTGGGCGAGGCCGATCTGCGCGACGCGAAGCAGCTCGTGCTGCGGGCGACGAAGGTGTGGAACGGCGACCCGGTGACCGCCAGCAGGCGAGCCCGCTATGCGGCGGGCGAGATCGACGGCGCGGCGCTGCCCGCCTACGCGGACGAGAGCGGCGTCGACCCGGCGCGCGAGACGGAGACCCTCGCCGAGGTCACGCTGCAGGTCGACACCTGGCGGTGGAAGGGCGTGCCGTTCACGCTGCGCTCCGGCAAGGCGCTCGGCGGTCGCCGCCGCGAGATGGTGATCACGTTCGTGCCGGCCCAGCATGTTCCGACCGGGATGACGGGGGCCAGGGAGCCTGCCCAGCTCCGGCTGATGTTCGCGCCGGACTCGATGGCGTTCGACATCAACATCAACGGGACAAACAACCCCTACGAGCTGGAGCGCGCGAGCCTGACCGCGGACTTCGGCCCGGGGGCGCTGCTGGCCTACGGCGAGGTGCTGGAGGGCATCCTCGACGGGGATCCCACGCTCTCGGTCCGGGCGGACACGGCCGTCGAGTGCTGGCGCATCGTCGAGCCGGTGCTTGCCGCCTGGCACGACGGGCGCGTCCCGCTGGAGGAGTATCCGGCCGGTTCAGAGGGTCCGGAGGACTGGGCGCCGCTCGGCTGA
- a CDS encoding YhgE/Pip domain-containing protein produces MTTPSSRLRRPRSLFSLERMRSDKRVTWLTVVGLLLVPITIGGLLVWALWNPTERLHDVKAAVVNLDQPVKINGQTVPLGRQLSAGLLDLKNDNFTWVLTDKKDADKGISTGEYVSVVTIPENFSKAATSTAGAASDATQATIDVRTSPDSKLVDPAISQAVTTTATSVLNKQLTSTYIENVYVGFNTLGEQLGKAATGADQLTSGLTQLASGTHQLADGAAQLSTGGTSLADGISQLSDGTSGLASGLQQLSGGASSLAGGLSTLQQNTAGLPTQTQQLAAGAAGVSAGVQKTADGLAGLYDQCVADHGALDATCQGISQARAGMTTPQGGNPSLTGLASTVAGGTAQLASGMPALTSGIAQSASGAQQLSGGVAQSAAGAQKLASGASQSADGAQQFATAVTQLSDGIPALASGADQSASGAASLASGLHSAVAQLPSYDSGERTSLAKVAAEPVTQKTSGQTAFGTASIPLFASVALWLGALATFLVLQALSRRALLTSRAAGLIALDGFLPAAALGVVQGVLVSAVLAPALALDAGHWFGFAGLAAAAGIAFAAVNHGLVALLGGVGRFLSMLVVVVTLASGIVSTAPGFFDATLPWLPTAPAITALQGAIDGSADAWRGLGGLLLWAAFGFALALIAVARRRVVRAAQLLPAE; encoded by the coding sequence ATGACCACCCCCTCCTCCCGCCTCCGCCGGCCGCGCTCGCTGTTCTCGCTCGAGCGCATGCGCTCCGACAAGCGCGTCACCTGGCTGACCGTCGTCGGCCTCCTGCTGGTGCCGATCACCATCGGCGGCCTGCTGGTCTGGGCGCTGTGGAACCCGACCGAGCGGCTGCACGATGTGAAGGCCGCCGTCGTGAACCTCGATCAGCCGGTGAAGATCAACGGGCAGACGGTGCCGCTCGGCCGGCAGCTCTCGGCCGGGCTGCTCGATTTGAAGAACGACAACTTCACCTGGGTCCTGACGGACAAGAAGGATGCCGACAAGGGCATCAGCACCGGCGAGTACGTGTCGGTGGTCACCATCCCTGAGAACTTCTCGAAGGCGGCGACCTCGACCGCCGGCGCGGCCTCCGACGCCACGCAGGCCACGATCGACGTCCGCACCAGCCCCGACTCGAAGCTGGTCGACCCGGCGATCAGCCAGGCGGTGACGACGACCGCCACTTCCGTGCTCAACAAGCAGCTGACCTCCACCTATATCGAGAACGTCTATGTCGGCTTCAACACGCTCGGCGAGCAGCTCGGGAAGGCGGCGACCGGTGCCGACCAGCTCACCAGCGGTCTCACGCAGCTGGCGAGCGGGACGCACCAGCTCGCAGACGGAGCGGCGCAGCTGTCGACCGGGGGGACATCCCTCGCCGACGGGATCTCGCAGCTGTCGGACGGCACGTCCGGCCTCGCGAGCGGGCTGCAGCAGCTCTCGGGCGGTGCGTCGTCCCTGGCCGGCGGCCTGAGCACCCTGCAGCAGAACACGGCCGGCCTTCCGACGCAGACCCAGCAGCTCGCCGCCGGCGCCGCCGGCGTCTCCGCGGGGGTCCAGAAGACCGCCGACGGCCTCGCCGGGCTCTACGACCAGTGCGTCGCAGACCACGGAGCGCTGGATGCCACGTGCCAGGGCATCTCCCAGGCGCGCGCGGGGATGACCACCCCGCAGGGTGGCAACCCGAGCCTCACCGGTCTCGCCTCGACCGTCGCGGGCGGGACGGCGCAACTGGCGTCCGGCATGCCCGCGCTGACCAGCGGCATCGCGCAGTCCGCGTCCGGAGCGCAGCAGCTGTCCGGCGGCGTCGCCCAGTCGGCCGCCGGCGCACAGAAGCTCGCGTCCGGCGCCTCCCAGTCGGCGGACGGCGCACAGCAGTTCGCGACCGCGGTGACGCAGCTGAGCGACGGCATCCCCGCGCTCGCCTCCGGCGCCGACCAGTCGGCCTCCGGCGCCGCCTCGCTCGCGTCCGGCCTGCACAGCGCGGTCGCGCAGCTCCCGAGCTACGACAGCGGAGAACGCACCAGCCTCGCGAAGGTCGCCGCCGAGCCGGTCACGCAGAAGACCTCCGGCCAGACCGCGTTCGGCACCGCGAGCATCCCGCTGTTCGCGTCCGTCGCCCTGTGGCTCGGCGCGCTCGCCACCTTCCTGGTGCTGCAGGCCCTCTCGCGCCGCGCCCTCCTCACCTCGCGCGCCGCCGGGCTGATCGCCCTCGACGGGTTCCTTCCTGCCGCGGCGCTGGGAGTCGTGCAGGGGGTGCTCGTCTCCGCGGTCCTCGCTCCGGCGCTCGCGCTCGATGCGGGCCACTGGTTCGGATTCGCCGGACTCGCCGCGGCGGCGGGCATCGCCTTCGCCGCGGTGAACCACGGCCTGGTCGCGCTCCTCGGCGGTGTCGGGCGGTTCCTCTCGATGCTGGTCGTGGTGGTGACTCTGGCCTCCGGGATCGTGTCGACCGCCCCCGGCTTCTTCGACGCAACGCTGCCCTGGCTGCCGACGGCACCGGCGATCACCGCGCTCCAGGGAGCGATCGACGGCTCGGCGGACGCCTGGCGCGGTCTCGGCGGACTGCTGCTCTGGGCCGCCTTCGGGTTCGCCCTCGCGCTGATCGCGGTGGCACGCCGCCGGGTCGTGCGGGCTGCGCAGCTGCTCCCCGCCGAGTAG
- the clpS gene encoding ATP-dependent Clp protease adapter ClpS, giving the protein MTDAGTLEEVGTDELLELGSPWVTIVWNDPVNLMSYVTYVFQTYFGFPRAEAERRMMLVHTEGRAVVATGTREEMERHVEAMHEYGLWATLQKADA; this is encoded by the coding sequence ATGACCGACGCAGGCACCCTCGAGGAGGTCGGAACCGACGAACTCCTCGAACTGGGCTCGCCGTGGGTGACGATCGTCTGGAACGACCCCGTCAACCTGATGAGCTACGTGACCTACGTCTTCCAGACCTACTTCGGCTTCCCGCGAGCGGAGGCGGAGCGCCGGATGATGCTCGTCCACACCGAGGGCCGCGCGGTCGTGGCGACCGGCACCCGCGAGGAGATGGAACGGCATGTGGAGGCCATGCACGAGTACGGCCTGTGGGCGACACTGCAGAAGGCGGACGCGTGA
- a CDS encoding SLC13 family permease, protein MRTAIVGAVLLVLGGIAVATGLLPVPEAVELWDRVWPILLFVVAITVVTELAAEAGVFTVLAQQTARWGRGRAWVLWLLVVVVAALSTIFLSLDTTAVLLTPVVIVMARHAGLNPLPFALTTVWMANAGSLLLPVSNLTNLLAQHAMGDPTPAAFAALMLAPALVAMIVPMVVVFVIARKSLLVRYETGEEDGIEDRVLFWISGAVVVALVPLLVSGLPVWLPTSIATVVLGVVFLVRRRSVLRFGLVPWQLVLLASGLFLFIEALHAAGLATLMATVSGTGESPLALLRLSLTGLVGANAIDNLPAYLALEPVADSPARLAALLIGVNAGPLITPWASLATLLWHQRLTSFDVEIRWSRYMLLGLIVAPVTVVLATLALSATV, encoded by the coding sequence ATGCGCACCGCAATCGTGGGCGCCGTGCTCCTCGTGCTCGGCGGTATCGCCGTGGCCACCGGGCTTCTGCCCGTCCCCGAAGCCGTCGAGCTGTGGGACCGCGTGTGGCCCATCCTGCTGTTCGTCGTGGCCATCACCGTCGTGACCGAGCTGGCGGCCGAGGCCGGTGTCTTCACCGTCCTGGCGCAGCAGACGGCACGCTGGGGACGCGGTCGCGCCTGGGTGCTGTGGCTGCTGGTCGTGGTGGTGGCCGCGCTCAGCACGATCTTCCTGTCGCTCGACACCACCGCCGTCCTGCTCACGCCGGTTGTCATCGTGATGGCGCGGCACGCCGGGCTGAACCCGCTGCCGTTCGCGCTGACGACCGTGTGGATGGCGAACGCCGGCTCCCTGCTGCTCCCGGTGTCCAACCTCACCAACCTGCTGGCCCAGCACGCGATGGGCGACCCCACACCCGCGGCCTTCGCCGCGCTGATGCTGGCGCCCGCGCTGGTCGCGATGATCGTGCCGATGGTCGTCGTCTTCGTGATCGCCCGGAAGTCGCTGCTCGTGCGCTACGAGACCGGCGAGGAGGACGGCATCGAGGACCGCGTGCTGTTCTGGATCTCGGGCGCCGTCGTCGTCGCGCTGGTCCCGCTCCTCGTCTCCGGCCTGCCGGTGTGGCTTCCCACGAGCATCGCCACCGTCGTTCTCGGCGTCGTCTTCCTGGTGCGCCGCCGCTCCGTGCTGCGCTTCGGCCTGGTGCCGTGGCAGCTGGTGCTGCTGGCATCCGGCCTGTTCCTGTTCATCGAGGCGCTGCACGCCGCCGGCCTCGCCACCCTCATGGCGACGGTCTCGGGAACGGGGGAGTCGCCGCTCGCGCTGCTGCGGCTGTCGCTGACGGGCCTGGTCGGCGCGAACGCGATCGACAACCTGCCCGCCTACCTCGCCCTGGAGCCGGTGGCGGACAGCCCGGCGCGCTTGGCTGCGCTGCTGATCGGCGTCAACGCCGGCCCGCTGATCACGCCGTGGGCGTCGCTCGCCACGCTGCTGTGGCACCAGCGGCTGACGTCGTTCGATGTGGAGATCCGCTGGAGCCGGTACATGCTCCTCGGGCTGATCGTTGCGCCGGTGACGGTCGTGCTCGCGACGCTCGCGCTCTCCGCGACCGTCTAA
- a CDS encoding DUF2017 family protein, with the protein MIPFHRRRRDGRVVASFTADEARLLLSLADEAAQLARAAASPDGPQADPALGRLLPDAYPDDPEASAEFRRFTAEGLADRKEHNARLMARTIGEPAGRRTEVALDGAEASAWLRTITDLRLVLAARLGIHEDGDDGDIHDEESAMQRAVYDWLAAVQEFLVLAVRPRR; encoded by the coding sequence GTGATCCCGTTCCACCGGAGACGGCGCGACGGCCGGGTGGTGGCATCCTTCACGGCGGATGAGGCGCGGCTGCTGCTGTCGCTGGCCGACGAGGCCGCCCAGCTCGCGCGGGCCGCGGCGTCCCCCGACGGCCCGCAGGCGGATCCGGCGCTCGGACGCCTGCTGCCGGACGCGTACCCGGACGATCCGGAGGCGTCGGCGGAGTTCCGCCGGTTCACCGCGGAGGGTCTCGCCGACCGCAAGGAGCACAACGCGCGGCTGATGGCGCGGACCATCGGGGAGCCGGCCGGGCGGCGCACGGAGGTCGCCCTCGACGGCGCAGAGGCGAGCGCGTGGCTGCGGACGATCACCGACCTCCGGCTGGTGCTTGCGGCGCGTCTCGGCATCCACGAGGACGGCGACGACGGCGACATCCACGATGAGGAGTCGGCGATGCAGCGTGCCGTGTACGACTGGCTCGCCGCGGTGCAGGAGTTCCTGGTGCTGGCCGTCCGCCCGCGCCGCTGA
- a CDS encoding glycoside hydrolase family 15 protein — MSLPIEDYALISDCFTGALVGKDGSIDWLCLPRYDSQSMFGALLGTEDHGRWLVAPEDASAISTRHYEKDTMILVTRWRTADGEVEVVDAMPMGDHRADIIRRVRGVSGTVRMHQDLRIRFGYATAIPWVRQEKEERPHALIAVAGPDAIVVRGAELHAADHSHQSTFTVRAGQTVDLVLTWFPSHREAPPALDVEAALQHTREWWTEWASGCAHDGPYRDEVVRSLLLLRALSHLETGGIVAAATTSLPESFGGQRNWDYRYVWLRDASLTIGVLLTHGYNDYVDHWRDWLLRAIAGDPGDVQIMYGLAGERDLAERIIDSLPGYQGAHPVRIGNGASTQFQADVIGEVMLGLDHGRRAGNPETRFSWALQRALMGYLEQHWRDPDHGIWEIRDKPQQFTHSRALVWAAFDCAIRGVEEFGLDGPVERWKRERDAIRADIEANGWDQHRGTYVQHYGTTAVDASLLQLAQVGYVDADDPRMLGTVRALEEDLLRDGLLLRYRTESGVDGLPPGEHPFLACSFWLVEQYARSGRLDDATRLMDRLVGLANDVGMLSEEYDVDGRSHAGNTPQALTHLALVRAADAIVGASG; from the coding sequence ATGTCGCTCCCCATTGAGGATTACGCCCTGATCAGTGACTGCTTCACCGGGGCGCTCGTCGGGAAGGACGGAAGCATCGACTGGCTGTGCCTCCCGCGCTACGACTCCCAGTCCATGTTCGGAGCCCTGCTCGGCACGGAGGACCACGGCCGCTGGCTGGTCGCACCGGAGGACGCCTCGGCCATCAGCACGCGCCACTACGAGAAGGACACGATGATCCTCGTCACGCGGTGGCGCACCGCGGACGGCGAGGTGGAGGTCGTGGATGCGATGCCCATGGGCGATCACCGGGCCGACATCATCCGGCGCGTCCGCGGCGTCAGCGGCACTGTCCGCATGCACCAGGACCTGCGCATCCGCTTCGGCTACGCGACCGCGATCCCCTGGGTTCGCCAGGAGAAGGAGGAGCGCCCGCACGCCCTCATCGCCGTCGCCGGACCCGACGCGATCGTCGTCCGCGGTGCGGAGCTGCACGCGGCCGACCACTCCCACCAGTCGACGTTCACCGTTCGCGCCGGGCAGACCGTCGACCTCGTCCTCACCTGGTTCCCCTCGCACCGCGAGGCGCCGCCCGCACTCGACGTCGAGGCCGCGCTGCAGCACACCCGCGAGTGGTGGACGGAATGGGCGAGCGGCTGCGCCCACGACGGGCCCTACCGCGACGAGGTGGTGCGGTCGCTGCTCCTGCTCCGAGCCCTCTCGCACCTGGAGACCGGCGGCATCGTCGCGGCCGCGACCACATCCCTCCCCGAGTCCTTCGGAGGTCAGCGCAACTGGGACTACCGCTACGTGTGGCTGCGGGACGCGTCGCTCACCATCGGCGTGCTGCTCACCCACGGCTACAACGACTACGTCGACCACTGGCGCGACTGGCTGCTCCGGGCCATCGCGGGCGATCCGGGCGACGTGCAGATCATGTACGGCCTCGCCGGGGAGCGCGACCTCGCCGAGCGGATCATCGACAGCCTGCCCGGATACCAGGGTGCGCATCCCGTGCGCATCGGCAACGGCGCATCCACCCAGTTCCAGGCGGACGTGATCGGCGAGGTGATGCTCGGCCTCGACCACGGACGCCGCGCGGGCAACCCGGAGACCCGGTTCTCGTGGGCCCTGCAACGTGCGCTGATGGGGTACCTGGAGCAGCACTGGCGCGACCCGGACCACGGCATCTGGGAGATCCGCGACAAGCCCCAGCAGTTCACGCACTCGCGCGCCCTCGTCTGGGCGGCGTTCGACTGCGCGATCCGCGGCGTCGAGGAGTTCGGGCTGGATGGGCCTGTCGAGCGGTGGAAGCGAGAACGCGACGCCATCCGCGCCGACATCGAGGCGAACGGATGGGACCAGCACCGCGGCACGTACGTGCAGCACTACGGCACCACGGCGGTCGACGCCTCCCTGCTCCAGCTGGCTCAGGTCGGCTATGTGGATGCGGACGACCCGCGGATGCTGGGAACGGTTCGCGCGCTCGAGGAGGACCTGCTGCGCGACGGCCTGCTGCTCCGCTACCGAACCGAGTCCGGGGTGGACGGGCTCCCGCCGGGCGAGCATCCCTTCCTGGCCTGCTCGTTCTGGCTGGTCGAGCAGTACGCCCGATCCGGGCGACTCGACGACGCGACGCGGTTGATGGACCGGCTGGTCGGCCTGGCGAACGACGTCGGTATGCTCTCCGAGGAATATGACGTCGACGGGCGCTCCCACGCGGGCAACACACCGCAGGCGCTGACCCACCTGGCGCTGGTGCGGGCGGCGGACGCGATTGTGGGGGCGAGCGGATGA